In one window of Acaryochloris thomasi RCC1774 DNA:
- a CDS encoding WD40 repeat domain-containing protein: MSALITFRKQAQDQLSDYVRGVIWSSNGKYLAAISAAGEAVLWKEAESPQRVRLDLLTAGDFSCDCLGFSANSQFLAVGGQAGKVWVWDVLQDVPKLVLEQVYPSVWIDHLAWHPVEERVAIATHRQVQIWDLQHQKQTATLEFESSSVLDLAWHPAGEYLAVSGHGGVKIWDLQTPEMPLLLFEVPGASLTCRWSADGQYLASGNLDRTLSVLAWEKPPPWLMQGFPGKVSHITWADGAALLAAACVDGITVWRREGGNWNSHVLTEHQGFVNAIAFQPQTQLLASGGEDQRVLLWKGAKKVNQTLKGLSAGVACLAWHPLGHYLVGGGMDGQLMIWCMDTPSKGFG; the protein is encoded by the coding sequence GTGAGTGCATTGATCACGTTTAGAAAGCAAGCCCAAGACCAGTTATCTGATTATGTGCGAGGGGTTATCTGGTCGAGCAACGGCAAATATCTAGCAGCCATCTCAGCGGCAGGGGAAGCCGTGCTGTGGAAAGAGGCCGAAAGTCCGCAGAGAGTTAGGCTGGATTTGCTGACGGCAGGTGACTTTTCCTGTGACTGCCTTGGGTTCTCGGCGAACAGCCAGTTTCTTGCAGTGGGGGGACAGGCGGGCAAGGTATGGGTGTGGGATGTTTTGCAGGATGTTCCGAAGCTTGTACTTGAGCAGGTTTATCCGTCGGTTTGGATTGATCACTTAGCTTGGCATCCGGTGGAGGAGAGGGTTGCGATCGCAACCCATCGCCAGGTCCAAATCTGGGATCTGCAGCACCAAAAGCAAACGGCTACGCTGGAGTTTGAGTCCTCGTCGGTATTGGATTTAGCTTGGCATCCGGCTGGGGAATATTTGGCTGTGAGCGGTCACGGTGGCGTCAAGATTTGGGATCTACAGACACCAGAGATGCCGCTGCTGTTGTTTGAGGTACCGGGGGCGAGTCTAACCTGTCGATGGTCAGCGGATGGTCAGTATTTAGCGTCGGGCAATCTGGATCGCACGCTTTCGGTGTTGGCGTGGGAGAAGCCACCACCTTGGTTGATGCAGGGGTTTCCGGGCAAAGTGAGTCACATTACTTGGGCTGACGGTGCGGCTCTGTTAGCTGCGGCCTGTGTGGATGGGATTACCGTTTGGCGGCGTGAGGGCGGCAACTGGAATAGTCATGTGCTAACGGAGCATCAGGGTTTTGTGAATGCGATCGCATTTCAGCCACAGACTCAGCTTTTAGCGTCTGGGGGAGAGGATCAGCGGGTTTTACTTTGGAAGGGGGCTAAGAAGGTGAATCAAACGCTTAAGGGGTTGAGTGCCGGAGTGGCCTGTCTTGCGTGGCATCCTTTGGGGCATTATTTAGTGGGTGGCGGAATGGATGGACAGTTGATGATTTGGTGTATGGACACACCATCAAAAGGTTTTGGATAA
- a CDS encoding CobW family GTP-binding protein, which translates to MVSSAVPVTVLTGYLGAGKTTLLNRILTHEHGKKVAVIVNEFGEVGIDNQLVIDADEEIFEMNNGCICCTVRGDLIRIIGNLMRRRDQFDHLVIETTGLADPAPVIQTFFVDEEIQAQLDLDAVVTVVDAQHVEAHWDSEEVQEQIAFADVILLNKTDLVEPDKLKELEQKMRAMNALVKIHHTQHCEIGMDSVLGVKAFDLKRALEIDPEFLGEDAHEHDDSVYSRSIVEAGAVNLDKLNTWMTNLLETHGPNIFRMKGILNVENEEQRFVFQGVHMIFDGAPDRNWKPTETRKNEMVFIGRDLDEMNLQDSFKACLV; encoded by the coding sequence ATGGTTAGTTCAGCCGTTCCCGTTACCGTACTGACGGGCTATCTAGGTGCCGGAAAGACGACGCTTCTCAATCGAATTCTGACCCACGAGCATGGCAAGAAAGTAGCTGTGATCGTCAATGAGTTTGGTGAAGTGGGCATTGATAATCAGCTTGTGATCGATGCTGATGAAGAAATCTTTGAAATGAATAATGGCTGTATCTGCTGCACGGTACGAGGAGACCTAATTCGGATTATCGGCAACCTCATGCGCCGCCGCGATCAGTTTGACCACCTCGTGATTGAGACCACTGGACTCGCCGATCCAGCTCCCGTCATCCAGACGTTCTTTGTGGATGAAGAGATTCAAGCCCAGCTTGATTTAGATGCAGTCGTCACGGTGGTAGATGCTCAGCATGTTGAAGCGCACTGGGATAGCGAAGAGGTGCAGGAGCAAATCGCCTTCGCGGATGTAATTTTACTCAATAAGACCGATCTGGTTGAACCAGATAAGCTGAAGGAACTCGAACAAAAAATGCGGGCCATGAATGCACTGGTCAAAATTCACCATACGCAGCACTGCGAGATTGGCATGGATTCAGTTTTAGGAGTGAAGGCCTTTGACCTGAAGCGGGCGCTAGAGATTGACCCAGAGTTTTTGGGCGAGGATGCTCATGAGCATGATGATTCTGTGTATTCTCGCTCCATTGTAGAAGCGGGGGCGGTAAATCTAGATAAGCTCAATACTTGGATGACGAATCTGTTAGAAACCCACGGTCCCAATATCTTTCGGATGAAGGGGATTCTCAACGTGGAGAACGAGGAGCAGCGGTTTGTATTTCAAGGCGTCCACATGATCTTTGATGGTGCTCCCGATCGCAATTGGAAACCAACAGAAACACGCAAGAATGAGATGGTGTTTATTGGCCGAGACTTGGATGAAATGAACCTCCAGGATTCGTTTAAAGCTTGTTTGGTGTGA
- a CDS encoding Uma2 family endonuclease: MVRLDANPSQAVCEDVTDSLQQLPKNLYSDEPPLETDFHRDQIDLLLRLLKYWWRDRPDFYISGNLTVYYNEQQLKSRDFRGPDVFVVLGAEKKDRRSWAIWEEGGKYPNVVIELLSDSTATVDRGKKKELYQDVWRVPEYYWFHPQTMEFAGFRLMGGTYIEIEPADGKLQSEQLGLALGIYEQQLRWFTKDGALVPLPEDAEQQRADQERLRADQEQQRADQERQRADQERLRADQEREKRKQLEDYLRSQNIDPDQLP, encoded by the coding sequence GTGGTTCGCCTTGATGCCAATCCATCTCAAGCTGTATGCGAGGACGTTACTGATTCCCTTCAGCAGCTCCCCAAAAACTTATATAGCGATGAGCCGCCTTTGGAAACTGACTTTCACCGTGACCAGATTGACCTGTTGCTCCGACTGTTGAAATATTGGTGGCGCGACCGTCCTGACTTCTATATTTCTGGTAATCTCACGGTCTACTACAACGAACAGCAGCTCAAGTCACGGGACTTTCGTGGTCCCGATGTTTTTGTCGTATTGGGCGCAGAGAAAAAAGACCGCCGCAGTTGGGCGATCTGGGAAGAAGGCGGCAAGTACCCCAACGTCGTGATTGAACTCCTGTCTGACTCCACTGCAACTGTTGATCGCGGTAAAAAGAAAGAGCTGTATCAAGATGTGTGGCGCGTCCCAGAATACTACTGGTTTCATCCCCAAACAATGGAGTTCGCAGGGTTTCGTCTGATGGGGGGCACCTATATTGAGATTGAACCCGCTGATGGCAAACTGCAGAGTGAGCAATTGGGGCTAGCACTGGGTATTTATGAACAACAGCTCCGTTGGTTTACCAAAGATGGAGCATTAGTTCCTCTGCCTGAGGATGCTGAGCAACAGCGGGCTGACCAAGAACGGCTGCGAGCAGATCAGGAACAGCAGCGGGCTGATCAAGAACGGCAACGGGCTGACCAAGAACGGCTGCGAGCAGACCAAGAACGAGAGAAGAGAAAGCAGTTAGAAGATTATTTGCGATCGCAAAATATAGACCCCGATCAGCTTCCTTAA